CCTCATTCTTACAACTTAAAAATAGTCATTCTTTAGTAAAAAATCCTTTAAAAGAGATTGCCAAACAACACTATAAGCAAATTTTACAAACTATTGGTTTGCTTTTGCCAAACACTGTCTGGGCCTATGTGTTTGTTTTTTTGCCAACGTACTTAACAGAAATGAAAAAATGGAACTTTTCCTCTTCTATATTCATTAATTTTGTGCCTTCAATATTTTTATTTTTATTTCTTCCAGTAGCAGGCCGATTCTCAGACATCTTCGGAAGGAAAAAAATCCTTTATTTAGGCCAGTGTGGATTAATCTTTTTGTCCCCTTTCGCTTTTTATGTGTTTGAAAAAGGCTATGTGACAAATGTCATAGCTATGCAACTAATGATCGCTCTGTTTTATTCTTTCTCCTACGGTCCACTTGCAGCTTTAATGGCAGAACTTTTTCCAACAAATGTTAGAAATACAGCTGTAGCCATTTCCTATAACTTAGCTACTGGAATTTTTGGAGGCATTACGCCACTTGCTCTTTCATATTTTACTTTACATTTTGGCTTTATGTATGGATCATTAATTTACTTAAGTGGTTCGAGCCTTATAGGAATTATCTCCTTACTTTCGATGAAGCAAAAAAGACAATATGTATTAGGTTAATATGTCGTTTGTAGAACTTGCCAAGCAATATCAAAAAGAATTAATAACATTAAGACGAGATTTTCATAAGTTTCCCGAAATTGGCTTTGAAGTTGAAAATACAGCCGAAAAAATCTATCACTATTTATCTCAAATTCCTCTTGAAGTTAAAAAAAATGTGGGAAAAACGGGCGTTGTTGCCGATTTAATTGTGCCAAATGCCACAAAAACCATTGCTCTTAGAGCAGATATGGATGCTTTGCCTATTCAAGAGTTAACAGATGTTCCTTATAAATCAACGGTCGAGGGTAAAGCGCATTTATGCGGTCATGATGCTCATATGGCTATTTTGTTAGTGACTGCTAAAATTTTAGGTCAGCTTAAAGATGAATTAAAAGTTAACGTTCGTTTCATCTTTCAACCAAGTGAAGAAGTTTGGCCAGGTGGGGCTCCAGGAATGATAGAAGAGGGGGTCTTAGACAGTGTAGATGAAATTTATGCTTTGCATGTATGGCCGACTTTAAATGTTGGGGAAATAGGCATTTGTGATGGTCCCGCCATGGCGCAAGCCGATGGTTTTAGCATAAAAATTACGGGCAAAGGAGGGCATGCGGCTATCCCTTGTAGATCTATAAATCCAATATATGTAGGTTGTTCCGTAATAGATGCTTTGCAAAAAATTGTTTCGCAAACTATTCCAAGTGAGCATGAGGCGGTGCTTACAGTTACACAAATGCTTAGTGGTACTTGTTATAATGCAATCCCCGAACATTGTGTCATTAATGGTACGGTGCGAACGTTTTGCTCTAAAGATCAACAAATGATTAAAGAGAACATGAGTGAAATAATTAAAGGCTTAGAAATTGCAACAAAGGCAAAAATAACTTTAGATTATCTCGAAGGTTATCCCGTTACATTTAACCATTGCGAGCAAGCTAAAAATTTGGCTGATCTATTAAAAAAAACGATTGGTTCTAAAAATGTAATTTATCCTGCAAAAAGAGCACTTTTTGGGGAAGATTTTGCTTATTATTTACAAAAAACGAAGGGTGCATTCTTGCAGCTAGGCTGCAAGAATAGTCAGTTTGAATCATCACCCATGCTTCATGATCCTTACTTTACCATAGATGAAGATTGTTTGGTTATAGGAGTCAGTCTATGGTTAGAGCTAATTTCCGAAAGTGAGTAGTTTAATTAACGTATAAATTTAAGGAATATTTTACTTAAAATTTCAGCCGGAATTTGATTTGCTGCTCTATCAATTAAAGCAGGTGAATAAAACAAAATCCTAGAGGAAACCTCATGTATAAGATGGAGAAGCCCTGCTACAAAAAAAGTATCGATTGTATTATTGATTTTTGTAAATATTCTAACACGATCTGCATGAGCTAATTGAGCTCCGTTATTTTGCTCAATCTGACGTATCACCTTTGTTGCAACTGATACAATCATATTGCCCAAGTATCCATAATTTTGAGGCGCAGCTGGAGCTGGATCATTATTTGATAAATTGCTTACTGCATTTTCTATCGTTATTATACTTAAAGTGGCTGGCATAAATCTCCTTTTTTAGATAAATGCTAAACATAAAGTATTAAAACTTAATAAAGAGGGACTGATTTTTTGGAAAATAGAGGTAAGTTTTGAGATTAGTAAACTAATTGGCCCGATTTTAGGGTGTATACTTGATCGCAACTGTTTGCGAGATTTTGATCGTGGGTTACTAAAATTAAGCTTTTGTTATTTTCTTTTACATACTGAAGTAAAAGATTGTGAATCATTTGAGCTGTTGCTGCATCTAAGTTTCCAGAGGGTTCATCTGCTAATAATAAATTGGGATTGTTACATAACGCTCTTGCAATGGCGACTCTTTGTTTTTCTCCACCTGACAGTAGTTTTGTATGATGGTGAGCGCGATCTGATAAGCCTACATAATCCAATAATTTTAAACCTAATTGATAAGCTTCACTACCCTTACTTATGTTTTTACGCGCAATATAAGCCGGCATTAAAACATTTTCTAAAGCTGTGTAGTCATCTAGTAAGTGAAAAGATTGAAAAATAAACCCAATTTCTTGATTTCTTATTGTGCATTTATTTCTACTGTTTACTGAAATTCCTGAAATTTCTAACGTCCCTTCTGTCGGTTCATCTAAAGTGCCCAAAATTTGAAGTAATGTGCTTTTCCCTTCTCCGGAGCGTCCAATGATCGCAACGCTTGTACTTTTAGGAACTTCTAAATTAATCCCATTTAAAATAGAGATTTTTTTTGGGTAAAAAAATGCTTTTTTAACGTTCGTTGCTCTTAAAGTGTAAGGGGATGTCGTCATAGTTACTCCGACTTTAAGACGGCTGAGGGTTTCATAAGACAAGCCTTTACTGCTGGAACAACACCTGCAATTAGTGAAGTTACAGCTGTTGCTGCTATTACAAAAATGATCGCTTCGCTACTTATTTGGTTGGGTAAGGCATTGCCATAATAAACCGGGTTGAAAGCGCCTTGCCCTTGTATGAAACTTAAAGCCCAAATTAAAATATCTAAATTTTTTAAGGTGAGAGCTGCAGCGATTGTACCAAGAGCGCTTCCTGTAACCCCTAAAGCAATTCCACAAATGCCAAAAATACAAGTGATGCTATAAGAAGAGGCACCAAGCGATCTTAATATTCCAATTTCAATCTTTTTATCGTTAACTAGGATTACTAAAAGAGAAATGATATTTGAGCAAGCTACCAAAATAATAACAGCGGCTATAATCATAAAAAGGCTTTTATCACTTTGGAGTTGTTGCAGTAGATCTTTTGCGTAATCAAATTCTCTAAAAGTTGCAATTTTCCAGTAGTCTTCAATACCTGCCTCTTTAAATGCTTTACTTAAGGCACTTTTAATTTCTGGGGCTTGGTCAAGATTGTCAAAACGAATATTTATTCCATTGCTATTGCTATTATTATCTTGAGAGTGAGCGGAGCGGATGAGGCTTGTCAACGTGCGATTAGCAATAATGAATTTGCCACCAACAGGAATAATACCTGGATCATAAAACCCTGCAACATAAATCGGAGCTCTTTGCTCTTGTACATTACTTAAAGTGGGAACGTAGTAAGAGATATAGCCAATGTCTCCAATTAGGACACCAACATCTTTAAAAGCTTTAGGAAGTAAAATACCATCACCTCGATTATCCGCTTTTGGTAACTCTAATTTATCTTGTAACTGGTTTATCCAAAATGCAGAAGGGGTGTGAATAGGGGATCGCGCAGCTTGTCCAATAAGCATTTTACCAAGCGGAATTTTTTCAGCTAGGGTATAACTTTGCAAAGTTCCAGATACATTAAAATAAACGCTTTTGGGAAGGTTTGCCTCTTGTAGACTTTCATTATCGAGTTGCGCTTTTAATGAAATCCCGTTTGTTTTAATAGGTATTAAAGGAAAAATCGGCTCTTCTTTATCCTTTAAACGAATAAAAGAATCTTCAACCAAAAGAATATTTTTTTCTAACGATATTCCTTTTCTTTGCAGTTCAATAAAAAGTGTTTCTATTTCCTTGGTGTCTGTAGGTAGCCAAATTTCTTTTAAAACTTGATTTTCATAGAGGGCAATGCAAGAAAATTTCCCATTAATTGGTAGAAGAGATTTGGGGATCGTCCCACCCTTGGGAATAAAAAGTTGCGAAACTAAAACTTGTTGAAAATAATCGTTTAGGATTTTTTTCGTTAAATGGCTTGGAAGTGTTTCTAATCCCTCATTTTCTTCCAGGATTGAACTAAAGGGGATCGTTTTTAAAATGTTATTATAATCAGATGCGTTAAAGGGAAGTAAAGAATTAACAAGGGTTGGGTTATTACTATCTAAGGTCCCAATCAAAGCCGGTTGATTAATAAATGCTTGGGTTAAACTTCCATTTGCCGTTTCTCGAATCAAACGAAGCTTAATTTGCGCACCTGTGGCTTCATAGTCAGAAACTTTTAAAAAAGGAAAATCTTTTTCTAAAATCGAGTAAGCTGTTTTTACAGGGTCTAAAAGTTTGCCTTCAGGTGTTAAGTCAGGAGAAGGCCAATCTTTAGGGACTTCTTCATCCATTCCTTCGTCGTAAGGATTACTCTCTAAGGCTTCTTTTTTTTCAGCGATACTCTTTAAAGTGTAATCGGAATTATTGCTAATACTATCAATCTGATAATAGTAAGATTTATAATAATGATTAGTAGGGGTGATTCTAATAGGAGCTGTTAAAGAGATAAGCTTTTGAACCCAATTTTTTTCTAGACCATTCGTTACTGAGAAAAAAACTACGATTAACCAAACAACAAGAGCAATTACAAGCACAGAGATTAGGCTAATAATTGATACAGAGAGCTGTCGCCAGCGAGGTCTTAAATATTTGAGGGCAACAGATAACTCAAACATAAGGCACCAAATGTACAAAAGCTGGGCAATTAAAAGCTGCCCAGCTTAAAAATTTACTTTGTTTCTTTATAAACAACGTGCTTGCGAACAGTTGGATCGAATTTGTTTAGTTCAATTCTTTCGCGAGTGTTAGTTTTATTCTTCTTAGTGTAATAGTGATGATCACTCTCAGAACTTTTCATTTTAATGTTTTCACGTTTTTTTGCCATTTAAATCTCTCCAAAAAACTAAATTTAAACGATATAATACTCTGTATGGCAATAACAATCAATTATAAACTCAACTCTTTAAGTAAATAATAAATTTACATAAACAGTTCTTTTGAGAAAAGGAATTAATTGTAAAAAATTAAGCCTACTACAGATAATTGTAACCAATTTTATAGGGAAGGATCATGCAAAAAGATATAAATGTGGGAGTTGATAAACCATTTGGTTACATTTTTTTAAAAAATAATATCCTAAAGAATTCGAATGAAGAATCTATAGAAAAGGTATTAGATTTATACTTAAAAAACCATTTTGATCCCTCTATAAATAATAATGAATTATTAATTTTGGCTATACTTAAAGGAAAGATTAAAATAATTGAAAAATTGCTGGCTGACGAAAAAGTCGATCCTACAGCTCGGCAAAATCTACCCCTTTTGTTAGCGATCTATAAAGGAGATAGAGTCGTTACAAAAGCCTTGCTAAGGCAAAATAAAATTAAACAAAGTGTAGATTTCTTATTCTTTTTAAATTGGTCTCTTCATTGTAATTCAAAAAAAAACACAAAAAATATTTTTACAAAAGTTAAGTTTGAAGGAGTAAACCTCCACAACACCTTAAAAAAAGCTATTGAAACTGAAAATCTGGAGATTTTTGATCGATTATTACTAAATGAAACTATCCACACCAATAAACAGGATCTCGTTTTAACAGCTCTTAAGACCAAAAATATAGCAATAATTCAAAAAACAATTCATTACGAAAAAGAACTCTCACCTTCATACTTCTTATTTTTTAGCGCGATTTCTTTAAATGATGTAAATCTTTTATCTCGAATATTGAATGATAAAGAGATCAATTTATCTAAAGTCATATGTGAAGGGTGGGAAAAAGCTCAAAATAAACCTGAAATTAGAAGAGTTTTAAAGGATTGGATTTCTAAAAACATCCACTTGGTTGATATAAAATATGTTTACAACGCATACATTTACCGATTAGATAGCACCGGCTTTTTGGAATCACCGTTTTTTCAAGATGAATTAACGATTCATCAAATTCGAATATTATTAGAGCTTACCTTACAAACAAACTTTTCAAATGTTTTTTTGAAACTTATCTCTCTTAAAAATCATCAACCAAATTATTTGTCTTACATTTGGCTATCCTATTTAAATCTGCAAGAGAAAGCAGACCAAATGCTTACAGCATTAGGAAAAAGGAAGGATAATCTTCCTTTTAATCATTTATGGAATGACGCTTTAAAAAATGGCTATTATCCAATAGCTGATTATTTTGTTAAAACTTATGGAAAAGCCTTTGGGGAAGAAGATATTTTAAAAGCTTTAGATACCTCGCCCACCTATCTCTTTCAACTGGGGTATAAGCAGTTAAAAGAAAGAAATAAAATTGATGGTACTTTTTTAGAAATGGCATTAATAAAATCATTAAAAGTTAGACATTTTGGAAGTTTTCAAACACTGCTACAAAATGACAAACTCCCTCTTTTTTCAATTGTCGATGCATTAAATATAACTCATGAAACGAATGCAACCATTTTTACTGAAAGCATTCTTAAAAGTAAAAAAATCCATTTAGGTAATTTAAAACAAGCAATTGCTTACGCTAAAAATAAAGGATTTAAATACACCGCTAGTTTTTTATATAACTTTGCCATGCAACTTATCAATGAACCTTTTATTGAGTTTGGTAATAAGATAATTGAATTAGTCGAGAAGCGCGATGTTTTAGCTAAACAAATTAATACTGTTAAAGAAAATGTAGAAAAAGAGACAAAAGAGGCGGTAGCTATATTGTCTTCTTTTAAAGAATCGATTGAAAAATTTTATTTTGATAAGAATCTTCACTTTTGGCAAGTGGAAATGATCGATCTTTCAAAGGTGATTTTTGCAACCGATGCACAAAAATATCTTGTTTCCTTTATCCAAGAGCAAAAGGGAGAAGATATTAGAGAAGAGCTGATAGTTACAGACTCTTTACATAGTCTTGAACTATTTGACAATCTTTCTCAAAATGATCAGAGAAAATATTTTAGATTAGCCATCGAAATTGGAAATTTTGCCTTTGTCGAGTTTTTTTTAGAACAGTTTGCTTTACCAGATTTGATTGTAAAAGCGGGTTTACGTTTAGCAATCGAAAGAGGTCAGTTATCTATCGTTGAATATTTGCTCAGAAAGAATGGGTTAACAGAAAATGAATTTGATAAAATGTTATCGATAGCTAAACAAAGAGAGTTTTTTGATATTATTAAATTACTCATGGATGCAATTTCAACTACATATAAAAAAATCTAATATTACACTTTTTAATTTATGCAAATACAAACCCTCAACTATACTATCCAAAGTAAAATTGACTTGTCTGCTGTGAAGCTTTTTGAACAACCATTAAAATTTATTGAATATATAGCCAAAAATTGCATGGAACAGTATATGCAATTGGCTTTAAATACTTTTTTTAAAGAGCATAAAAGCGCTAATTACTATGAATTACTAACTTCTTGCACAAATAATGCTTTTACAGTTGTTTCTATTTTAGTTCCTAAAGATGTATGTCAAAAAATCCTTTACATTTTTACTAAACAATTTCCTAT
This DNA window, taken from Candidatus Rubidus massiliensis, encodes the following:
- the proP_3 gene encoding Proline porter II gives rise to the protein MENKNRVATLNKSVMISLFGNGLEWYDFTIFGYFAPILGRNFFPYNVPYLSVLSTLAVLTVGFISRPIGAYVLGKMGDQYGRKRALLFSIFLMAISTALMGVLPTYETAGIIAPIFLITLRILQGFSLGGEFTSSLTFLFEHAPRHKKGFIGAWAFSGAYLGSIFGATISIILTVILSEQELYKWGWRIPLILGFFIAITGFYLRRKVEESPSFLQLKNSHSLVKNPLKEIAKQHYKQILQTIGLLLPNTVWAYVFVFLPTYLTEMKKWNFSSSIFINFVPSIFLFLFLPVAGRFSDIFGRKKILYLGQCGLIFLSPFAFYVFEKGYVTNVIAMQLMIALFYSFSYGPLAALMAELFPTNVRNTAVAISYNLATGIFGGITPLALSYFTLHFGFMYGSLIYLSGSSLIGIISLLSMKQKRQYVLG
- the yxeP gene encoding putative hydrolase YxeP, which translates into the protein MSFVELAKQYQKELITLRRDFHKFPEIGFEVENTAEKIYHYLSQIPLEVKKNVGKTGVVADLIVPNATKTIALRADMDALPIQELTDVPYKSTVEGKAHLCGHDAHMAILLVTAKILGQLKDELKVNVRFIFQPSEEVWPGGAPGMIEEGVLDSVDEIYALHVWPTLNVGEIGICDGPAMAQADGFSIKITGKGGHAAIPCRSINPIYVGCSVIDALQKIVSQTIPSEHEAVLTVTQMLSGTCYNAIPEHCVINGTVRTFCSKDQQMIKENMSEIIKGLEIATKAKITLDYLEGYPVTFNHCEQAKNLADLLKKTIGSKNVIYPAKRALFGEDFAYYLQKTKGAFLQLGCKNSQFESSPMLHDPYFTIDEDCLVIGVSLWLELISESE
- the lolD gene encoding Lipoprotein-releasing system ATP-binding protein LolD, which codes for MTTSPYTLRATNVKKAFFYPKKISILNGINLEVPKSTSVAIIGRSGEGKSTLLQILGTLDEPTEGTLEISGISVNSRNKCTIRNQEIGFIFQSFHLLDDYTALENVLMPAYIARKNISKGSEAYQLGLKLLDYVGLSDRAHHHTKLLSGGEKQRVAIARALCNNPNLLLADEPSGNLDAATAQMIHNLLLQYVKENNKSLILVTHDQNLANSCDQVYTLKSGQLVY
- the lolE gene encoding Lipoprotein-releasing system transmembrane protein LolE produces the protein MFELSVALKYLRPRWRQLSVSIISLISVLVIALVVWLIVVFFSVTNGLEKNWVQKLISLTAPIRITPTNHYYKSYYYQIDSISNNSDYTLKSIAEKKEALESNPYDEGMDEEVPKDWPSPDLTPEGKLLDPVKTAYSILEKDFPFLKVSDYEATGAQIKLRLIRETANGSLTQAFINQPALIGTLDSNNPTLVNSLLPFNASDYNNILKTIPFSSILEENEGLETLPSHLTKKILNDYFQQVLVSQLFIPKGGTIPKSLLPINGKFSCIALYENQVLKEIWLPTDTKEIETLFIELQRKGISLEKNILLVEDSFIRLKDKEEPIFPLIPIKTNGISLKAQLDNESLQEANLPKSVYFNVSGTLQSYTLAEKIPLGKMLIGQAARSPIHTPSAFWINQLQDKLELPKADNRGDGILLPKAFKDVGVLIGDIGYISYYVPTLSNVQEQRAPIYVAGFYDPGIIPVGGKFIIANRTLTSLIRSAHSQDNNSNSNGINIRFDNLDQAPEIKSALSKAFKEAGIEDYWKIATFREFDYAKDLLQQLQSDKSLFMIIAAVIILVACSNIISLLVILVNDKKIEIGILRSLGASSYSITCIFGICGIALGVTGSALGTIAAALTLKNLDILIWALSFIQGQGAFNPVYYGNALPNQISSEAIIFVIAATAVTSLIAGVVPAVKACLMKPSAVLKSE
- the rpmG gene encoding 50S ribosomal protein L33 gives rise to the protein MAKKRENIKMKSSESDHHYYTKKNKTNTRERIELNKFDPTVRKHVVYKETK
- a CDS encoding Ankyrin repeats (3 copies), whose translation is MQKDINVGVDKPFGYIFLKNNILKNSNEESIEKVLDLYLKNHFDPSINNNELLILAILKGKIKIIEKLLADEKVDPTARQNLPLLLAIYKGDRVVTKALLRQNKIKQSVDFLFFLNWSLHCNSKKNTKNIFTKVKFEGVNLHNTLKKAIETENLEIFDRLLLNETIHTNKQDLVLTALKTKNIAIIQKTIHYEKELSPSYFLFFSAISLNDVNLLSRILNDKEINLSKVICEGWEKAQNKPEIRRVLKDWISKNIHLVDIKYVYNAYIYRLDSTGFLESPFFQDELTIHQIRILLELTLQTNFSNVFLKLISLKNHQPNYLSYIWLSYLNLQEKADQMLTALGKRKDNLPFNHLWNDALKNGYYPIADYFVKTYGKAFGEEDILKALDTSPTYLFQLGYKQLKERNKIDGTFLEMALIKSLKVRHFGSFQTLLQNDKLPLFSIVDALNITHETNATIFTESILKSKKIHLGNLKQAIAYAKNKGFKYTASFLYNFAMQLINEPFIEFGNKIIELVEKRDVLAKQINTVKENVEKETKEAVAILSSFKESIEKFYFDKNLHFWQVEMIDLSKVIFATDAQKYLVSFIQEQKGEDIREELIVTDSLHSLELFDNLSQNDQRKYFRLAIEIGNFAFVEFFLEQFALPDLIVKAGLRLAIERGQLSIVEYLLRKNGLTENEFDKMLSIAKQREFFDIIKLLMDAISTTYKKI